Proteins encoded in a region of the Candidatus Moanabacter tarae genome:
- the ytrF_3 gene encoding ABC transporter permease YtrF translates to MSDKTPYSHDQTYSGRISAALLGLALFLVLALVYFYLASPDQIFQRFDPFEDYPMTPMQDAVEVEKVKNEHQAILDLGSRFTGQPGYHQTANHIRNAYEQAGLEIYTQEFQSVAPKTAYREISQVHRNIDGGPWHLEPIDNVSIYPFFPNFLQAVATPPGGMVGEVVLINEKTLNTRQSFDGCIGLIDSREENVPQGYGFDWTRYANLGIEALIISHSEGLHSAPWMKFSPSDDTWAMVSSVPINYVRLAATKEIFNYIGKEIHLRVRVDYKRVDDLNLFGVLRSAQPSKEAILFVAPYDAPSIIPDLAPGILPAISPAFQLRLLQGLLPYAKTLQRDIIFASMGSSSMGEEGHNNLMRVIGRRNRNFKPDRSLNLGEAASNRDQFDSVELDDGDPRQVLLAASWEENERQGLLVEEVLRLLEIENFARDPESTKQMLRELDRTVRKFAEEQFGYVVKTLAFELSEPLMATKLEVEREGGTANVDSKAFHNYLEARKEYNDAYVASGYQMSSLLRNKPETVEQYSIRNRFLHRMKDLKRLHDRRRRELKQEENLLNLFSQYERIGLFSTRLAPAPPQSNQETEYVSSGSGVANIQSTIHTIPLRIMNRAKRRLAIGVDLEVPPAGERQDQLIGRHTGYFVSRNVSTYWGNLGFPTFYIYNLERIKSFSHYASPVDLPFMRDLETLSNTFKIVGETLLSLAHANGSLEAHHISVNQVSREFGGRVLAAEIGQSLIPNYPVKDALVACRSPTNKNVWAFPGHYRHPILMTDDYGRYRVSRTYNVFPVYSSVGRDSGLIAPLAVRIGEDGIISHIKDEGNVTQRSFKSTKVPWWKAQDLTLIIFPAAPITVLDLINPQTLREYAGVKMIRSKGMATPDRFCFFENRGLVATFLEPDQRCFVELQSGAQEHERAKVTRAFLTNVDEMPLSDRKEEIDGEGYLVGDHPFVRNLPAEVAHSMAYVNGRRLDLQNSYGMADERTNRYHEKVTTHIDQSQTINLSKKDSIREARQAVTYATLNHPVLRESIMEAVVGILWYLALLVPFVFFFEKLMFCFPDVRKQIIAQAIIFLVVFALLRILHPAFAMVRSSLMILLGFIIILISTGITILFTGKYKESFNELMKKRGKVDAAEVNKLGVIASAFMLGLNNMNRRKARTGLTCATLSMITFVIICFASIQDDLVEDNVATGKAIYNGFLLKQEEMAAFRPSEIQAIEEKYGDRYEVCPRFMRTGHEDFRLRRRNPDLEISYKKGLQTRQVGFDSVIRLKHNDPIRNQIRILTDTEWFTEQDEISSANLIPVFIPDAMAERLSISVHQVNTQDVIVWINGEECEVRGIFDSEAYNNMADLDGYRVLPFDVTAIEVLTKTANGVVASEDEPKIPADKIILLPYSDHRFVVNEGDERIISVAISMPGAGRKEIKTVINGYLEQTTKPLSYGLEGVAYWGRHTREAKIGDFLDLIIPLFIAAFTVLNTMRGSVYERRDEIYVYNSVGIAPRNIFFMFLTEAFVYAVVGSVLGYILSQGTGRILTALDMTGGLNMTFTSLTTIYASVVLFGAVLFSTYFPAKSAMEIAAPAEDAGWSLPEPQGNFLHFHLPFTFNREGRVGILAFFDRKLLDHGEGGSGRFFSNQPKFFVAPEKHPLVDKTYVPAISATVWLKPFDQAVSQNLTIAMPPDEEAREYKVRIEIERLSGTRDSWLRLNRDFVSQLRQHFLHWRALSPEDREELFSEAKEELEKSFSHELTSAVT, encoded by the coding sequence TTGTCGGACAAAACTCCATATTCTCATGACCAGACCTATTCGGGTCGAATCAGTGCCGCGCTTCTTGGATTAGCTCTCTTTCTGGTCCTAGCTCTGGTTTACTTTTATCTTGCCTCACCCGATCAGATCTTCCAGCGCTTTGATCCTTTCGAGGACTACCCTATGACCCCGATGCAGGATGCGGTGGAGGTAGAAAAGGTAAAAAATGAGCACCAGGCTATCCTTGATCTCGGATCTCGATTCACAGGCCAACCTGGTTATCACCAAACCGCCAATCACATCCGAAATGCTTATGAGCAGGCCGGCCTAGAAATTTATACCCAGGAATTTCAATCTGTTGCTCCCAAAACTGCCTATCGTGAGATCAGCCAGGTGCATCGGAACATCGATGGGGGCCCGTGGCATCTAGAGCCAATTGATAACGTCTCGATTTACCCTTTCTTTCCGAATTTCTTACAAGCCGTTGCGACTCCACCCGGGGGAATGGTGGGAGAGGTTGTTCTTATAAACGAGAAGACTCTTAATACTCGACAAAGTTTTGACGGGTGCATTGGCCTTATTGATAGTCGAGAAGAAAACGTTCCCCAGGGGTATGGCTTTGACTGGACCCGCTACGCCAATCTCGGGATCGAGGCCCTTATTATCTCCCATTCAGAAGGTCTTCACAGTGCCCCATGGATGAAATTCTCCCCTAGTGACGACACCTGGGCAATGGTCTCGAGTGTTCCGATCAACTACGTTCGGTTGGCTGCCACCAAGGAGATTTTTAACTATATTGGTAAGGAAATTCATCTCCGGGTTCGAGTTGACTATAAGCGCGTCGACGATCTCAACCTCTTCGGAGTATTAAGGTCCGCCCAACCATCCAAAGAAGCCATCCTATTTGTGGCCCCCTATGATGCTCCATCGATTATCCCAGATCTAGCGCCCGGCATCCTGCCGGCTATCTCGCCAGCATTTCAGCTTCGTCTCCTACAAGGGCTGCTTCCCTACGCTAAAACTCTGCAGCGCGATATTATCTTTGCTAGCATGGGGTCCAGCTCCATGGGCGAAGAGGGGCACAACAACTTAATGCGTGTTATTGGTAGAAGGAATCGAAACTTTAAGCCGGACCGATCGCTTAATCTAGGGGAGGCTGCCTCAAACCGAGATCAGTTTGACAGTGTGGAGCTGGACGACGGCGATCCCCGACAGGTACTCCTCGCTGCTAGTTGGGAGGAAAATGAGCGTCAGGGCTTACTGGTAGAAGAGGTTCTCAGATTGCTCGAGATAGAGAATTTTGCGAGGGACCCTGAATCGACAAAGCAGATGCTCCGCGAGCTTGATCGGACCGTCCGTAAATTTGCTGAAGAACAATTTGGATACGTAGTTAAAACTCTGGCATTCGAGTTAAGTGAGCCGCTCATGGCAACCAAGCTCGAGGTTGAACGCGAGGGCGGTACTGCCAATGTCGACAGCAAAGCTTTTCACAATTATCTCGAGGCGCGAAAAGAATACAACGATGCTTATGTTGCCAGCGGTTACCAAATGAGCAGCTTGCTCCGGAATAAGCCAGAAACGGTGGAGCAATACTCTATCCGCAATCGATTTCTCCACCGGATGAAGGATCTTAAACGCCTTCACGATCGCCGGCGCCGTGAGTTAAAGCAGGAGGAAAACCTTCTGAACCTATTCAGTCAATATGAGCGTATAGGGTTGTTCTCCACTAGACTGGCTCCGGCCCCACCTCAAAGCAATCAGGAAACGGAGTACGTGAGTAGCGGATCTGGTGTCGCAAATATCCAATCCACTATCCATACGATTCCCCTTCGAATAATGAATCGTGCCAAACGACGCCTAGCGATTGGGGTTGATCTGGAGGTACCTCCTGCGGGAGAGAGGCAGGACCAGTTGATCGGTCGACATACTGGCTATTTTGTCTCTCGCAATGTTTCGACATACTGGGGAAATCTCGGATTTCCCACATTCTACATCTACAACCTCGAGAGAATAAAAAGCTTCTCTCACTACGCATCACCGGTCGATCTCCCTTTCATGCGAGATCTAGAAACTCTTTCCAATACATTTAAGATTGTCGGCGAAACTCTCCTTTCCCTGGCTCATGCAAACGGCAGCCTTGAAGCCCATCATATTTCAGTTAACCAAGTAAGTAGAGAATTCGGAGGACGTGTCCTGGCTGCCGAGATCGGTCAGTCCTTGATACCCAATTATCCCGTCAAAGACGCCCTCGTAGCCTGTCGCTCTCCCACCAACAAGAATGTCTGGGCGTTCCCTGGCCACTATCGTCACCCCATTCTCATGACCGATGATTACGGTCGCTATCGGGTTTCCCGAACCTACAACGTATTCCCCGTCTATTCTAGCGTGGGTAGAGATTCAGGCCTAATCGCACCCCTCGCTGTGAGGATCGGAGAAGACGGTATAATCTCCCACATTAAGGACGAAGGAAATGTTACCCAACGATCCTTCAAGTCCACCAAAGTGCCATGGTGGAAAGCACAGGATCTCACCCTCATAATTTTCCCTGCCGCCCCCATTACGGTTCTAGATCTCATCAACCCGCAGACCCTCCGCGAGTATGCTGGGGTTAAGATGATCCGGAGTAAAGGAATGGCAACTCCAGATCGATTCTGCTTCTTTGAAAACCGGGGACTCGTTGCCACATTTCTAGAGCCTGACCAGCGTTGTTTCGTAGAGCTGCAATCAGGAGCCCAAGAACACGAACGCGCGAAGGTCACCCGTGCCTTCCTAACGAATGTCGATGAAATGCCGCTCAGTGACCGCAAGGAAGAGATTGATGGCGAAGGCTATCTGGTCGGTGATCACCCTTTTGTGCGCAATCTTCCCGCCGAAGTGGCCCATTCCATGGCCTACGTTAACGGTCGACGCCTCGACCTACAGAACTCTTACGGGATGGCCGACGAGAGAACCAACCGGTACCATGAAAAGGTAACGACCCATATCGATCAGAGTCAGACAATCAATTTGAGTAAGAAGGATTCGATCCGTGAGGCTCGCCAGGCCGTAACCTACGCAACCCTTAACCATCCTGTACTGCGCGAATCTATTATGGAAGCCGTTGTAGGGATTCTTTGGTATCTCGCCTTGCTCGTGCCCTTTGTCTTCTTCTTCGAAAAACTCATGTTTTGTTTCCCTGATGTCCGTAAGCAAATAATCGCCCAGGCAATCATCTTTCTGGTCGTTTTTGCACTCTTACGCATCCTCCATCCAGCTTTCGCGATGGTTCGATCCTCTCTCATGATTCTGCTGGGGTTTATTATCATTCTTATTTCCACGGGAATAACGATTCTCTTCACGGGCAAATACAAAGAGAGCTTCAACGAGCTCATGAAAAAACGAGGGAAAGTTGATGCGGCTGAGGTCAATAAATTAGGAGTAATTGCTTCTGCCTTCATGTTAGGCTTGAATAATATGAACCGACGGAAGGCCCGCACCGGACTTACGTGTGCCACTCTTTCGATGATTACTTTTGTCATCATTTGCTTTGCTTCCATTCAAGATGACCTTGTTGAGGATAACGTCGCCACTGGGAAAGCAATTTATAATGGGTTTCTTTTAAAGCAGGAAGAAATGGCTGCCTTCCGACCCAGTGAGATCCAGGCAATAGAAGAGAAATATGGGGACCGTTACGAAGTTTGTCCTCGGTTTATGCGGACCGGTCACGAAGACTTCCGGCTCCGGCGCCGTAACCCAGATCTCGAAATCAGTTACAAAAAAGGTCTTCAAACCCGACAAGTCGGGTTTGATTCAGTCATTCGTCTCAAACACAACGATCCGATTCGAAACCAAATCCGCATCCTAACTGATACTGAATGGTTCACGGAGCAAGATGAAATTAGTTCCGCCAATCTTATTCCTGTATTCATTCCGGATGCTATGGCTGAGCGGTTAAGCATATCAGTCCATCAGGTAAACACTCAAGATGTGATAGTCTGGATAAACGGTGAAGAATGTGAAGTCCGTGGTATATTTGATTCTGAAGCTTACAACAATATGGCTGATCTCGACGGCTATCGCGTGCTGCCATTCGATGTTACTGCTATCGAGGTATTGACTAAAACGGCAAACGGGGTCGTAGCCAGCGAAGACGAGCCGAAAATTCCAGCTGACAAAATTATTCTACTCCCCTACAGCGATCACAGATTTGTCGTCAATGAAGGAGATGAAAGAATCATCTCGGTAGCCATCTCGATGCCCGGGGCTGGGCGCAAAGAAATCAAAACGGTGATTAACGGATATTTGGAACAAACCACTAAACCCCTTTCCTATGGTCTTGAAGGTGTGGCCTACTGGGGACGTCACACCCGAGAAGCAAAAATCGGTGATTTCCTCGATCTGATAATCCCTTTGTTCATTGCTGCCTTTACTGTTCTCAACACTATGCGTGGATCAGTCTATGAGAGACGAGACGAGATCTATGTCTACAATTCCGTCGGGATCGCCCCCCGAAATATCTTCTTCATGTTCCTCACTGAAGCTTTCGTATACGCAGTAGTAGGTTCAGTGCTGGGATATATCTTAAGTCAGGGCACGGGTCGTATTCTCACCGCACTCGATATGACCGGCGGCCTGAACATGACCTTCACTTCACTTACTACAATATACGCTTCTGTGGTCCTCTTTGGTGCCGTCCTGTTTTCGACCTACTTCCCTGCCAAATCAGCTATGGAGATCGCCGCACCGGCCGAAGATGCCGGCTGGTCCCTTCCGGAACCTCAAGGAAATTTTCTGCACTTTCACCTCCCCTTTACTTTCAACCGGGAAGGCCGTGTAGGTATCCTTGCGTTTTTTGATCGAAAACTTCTCGATCATGGGGAAGGAGGTTCAGGACGTTTTTTCTCTAATCAACCCAAATTCTTCGTCGCACCGGAAAAACATCCCCTCGTAGATAAAACCTATGTTCCAGCAATAAGTGCCACCGTTTGGCTAAAACCATTCGACCAAGCAGTCTCCCAGAATCTCACTATTGCTATGCCGCCTGACGAAGAAGCACGAGAATACAAAGTCCGAATCGAGATAGAACGACTTTCCGGTACCCGGGATTCCTGGCTCCGCCTCAATAGAGACTTTGTCTCACAGCTCCGGCAACATTTCCTCCACTGGCGCGCGCTTAGCCCCGAAGATCGAGAAGAGCTTTTCTCTGAAGCTAAAGAGGAATTGGAAAAATCCTTCTCCCATGAGCTGACCTCTGCGGTTACTTAA
- the sppA gene encoding Protease 4, translated as MREFLKSILRQVGALLLAYTVFCLFLVFFFVVLGFLIDGKGVAIRDQSILIFDLNVNIKDAPRSQTIFASFAESLQGPPTLEVTLKDTLDAIKRAAKDDRIAGLLLFGSRNPGESGSNYPNLAEIRRAIKKFSEAGKPVLAYLIEPSIRDYYLATAAERIIINPFGYLKLNGLSARMAFLGNAFEEYGIGIQISKAGRFKSASEAFTRDGMSEENREQTERWVHGIWDFILDAISEERGISIDALRRLSSERGLFLPADALGEGLVDAVHYYDVVLEEMGEIAAFDDSIESFAQVRLPHYIEEGRVQLAPQFDQDDRIAVVYVEGEIVSGEGDGVRFGGDRIARELRKLRQDEGVKAVVLRVNSPGGSALATEIIEREVQLLGREKPVVVSMGGYAASGGYWISTSADIIFANPSTITGSIGVFSLFLNLSEVANRHGVTFDGVKTSPFAEIFDITRARSKEEIAVIDEFTESIYEAFLEKVEGGRGMRREEVEAIAQGRVWTGADAIKLGLVDRIGGLEAAIDEAVHLGGLAAGSWRLVEIPRRKDFSSILENWIKRRDGEPLLSNYKMLPHSIGKLLSGFMVLQDLNDPLGIYARMPFLVTMD; from the coding sequence ATGAGAGAATTTTTGAAGTCCATTCTTAGACAGGTTGGGGCGCTTCTCCTCGCCTATACTGTCTTCTGTCTCTTTCTTGTATTCTTTTTTGTCGTGCTTGGCTTCCTGATCGATGGCAAAGGAGTCGCAATCCGTGATCAATCGATCCTGATCTTTGATCTAAACGTCAATATCAAGGATGCACCCCGATCTCAGACCATATTTGCTTCCTTTGCTGAATCGCTGCAAGGTCCCCCAACTCTTGAGGTCACACTTAAAGATACACTTGACGCGATTAAGCGAGCAGCGAAGGACGATCGGATTGCAGGGCTTCTCCTTTTCGGGAGTCGGAATCCTGGAGAATCTGGATCCAATTATCCGAATTTGGCGGAGATTCGTAGGGCTATCAAAAAATTTAGCGAGGCGGGAAAACCGGTTCTTGCCTATCTCATTGAACCCTCGATTCGTGACTACTATCTGGCAACTGCAGCTGAGAGGATCATCATCAACCCGTTTGGGTATTTGAAATTGAACGGTCTTTCCGCGAGGATGGCGTTTTTGGGCAACGCTTTTGAGGAGTATGGTATCGGGATTCAAATCTCGAAAGCAGGCCGGTTTAAATCGGCATCTGAGGCCTTTACGCGAGATGGAATGAGTGAAGAAAATAGGGAGCAGACCGAAAGATGGGTTCATGGTATTTGGGATTTCATTCTCGATGCAATTTCTGAAGAACGTGGAATTTCTATTGATGCACTGCGTCGCCTCTCCAGTGAGAGGGGATTGTTTTTGCCAGCAGATGCATTGGGAGAGGGGCTAGTGGATGCTGTTCATTACTACGATGTTGTCTTGGAGGAGATGGGGGAAATCGCTGCTTTCGATGATTCGATCGAGAGTTTCGCCCAGGTAAGGCTTCCGCATTATATCGAAGAGGGACGAGTTCAACTGGCTCCGCAATTTGATCAAGACGATCGAATTGCAGTTGTCTATGTAGAGGGCGAAATTGTGAGTGGGGAAGGGGATGGTGTTCGATTCGGAGGTGATAGGATAGCGCGGGAACTTCGAAAGTTACGGCAGGATGAGGGAGTGAAGGCGGTGGTTCTGAGAGTCAACTCACCTGGCGGAAGTGCCTTGGCTACTGAGATCATTGAGCGTGAAGTGCAACTTTTGGGGAGAGAGAAACCAGTAGTAGTATCAATGGGCGGCTATGCTGCTTCCGGAGGCTACTGGATATCAACCAGCGCTGATATTATTTTTGCTAACCCTTCCACCATCACCGGATCGATTGGAGTCTTTAGTTTGTTTCTAAATCTGTCGGAAGTTGCGAATCGACATGGGGTTACTTTCGACGGAGTGAAGACTTCTCCTTTCGCCGAAATTTTTGATATAACGCGAGCCAGATCGAAAGAGGAAATCGCCGTTATCGACGAATTCACTGAATCTATTTATGAAGCGTTCTTAGAGAAAGTGGAAGGTGGTAGAGGCATGCGCCGAGAGGAAGTAGAAGCTATCGCACAAGGACGCGTTTGGACTGGAGCGGACGCGATTAAGCTTGGGTTAGTCGACCGGATCGGTGGCCTAGAAGCAGCGATCGATGAGGCCGTTCATTTGGGTGGCCTAGCTGCTGGTTCATGGCGGCTTGTAGAGATTCCTAGACGCAAGGATTTCTCTAGTATCTTGGAAAATTGGATCAAGCGAAGAGATGGGGAGCCTCTTCTATCCAATTACAAGATGTTGCCGCATAGTATTGGTAAACTTTTGTCCGGATTCATGGTACTCCAGGACCTCAACGATCCCTTGGGGATCTATGCTAGGATGCCATTCCTTGTGACTATGGATTGA
- the smc_4 gene encoding Chromosome partition protein Smc, with product MNKNIILILILVVLLGGSWILYVKQADMHQEAIEKERAQSKEWERNLEQAEIENAELRKQAEQTAQQEAKARKQAEEAERMAKLKAEEEQEERELRVAELNERLIQEADERRLAEAALRDLANRMKKLSASYAEAQAKLEELEKARANIGSDIEKIDELETLKGVLAKKDEELANMKRKQEDLQLQYEEALERQIATGEEIIRESSKSDKPGDLLTLIGALLEALGLKPSKAKEAP from the coding sequence ATGAACAAGAATATTATTCTGATTTTGATCCTGGTCGTTCTTCTTGGGGGCAGCTGGATACTCTACGTAAAGCAGGCTGACATGCATCAAGAGGCGATTGAGAAGGAGAGAGCTCAATCTAAAGAATGGGAACGAAATCTGGAACAGGCGGAAATCGAGAACGCTGAATTAAGGAAACAGGCGGAACAGACTGCTCAACAGGAAGCAAAAGCTAGAAAACAGGCTGAGGAAGCGGAACGGATGGCCAAACTTAAGGCTGAGGAAGAACAAGAGGAGAGGGAACTGCGAGTTGCCGAGTTGAATGAACGGCTTATCCAGGAAGCAGACGAACGCCGGCTAGCCGAAGCCGCATTGAGGGATCTGGCGAATCGAATGAAAAAACTGTCTGCTTCCTACGCTGAAGCTCAGGCAAAACTCGAAGAACTGGAAAAAGCACGAGCCAACATCGGATCGGATATCGAAAAAATCGATGAATTGGAAACTCTGAAAGGTGTTTTAGCAAAGAAGGATGAAGAGTTGGCCAATATGAAGCGGAAGCAAGAGGATCTTCAACTTCAGTACGAGGAAGCGCTGGAACGGCAAATCGCGACCGGAGAGGAAATTATTCGTGAAAGCAGCAAAAGCGATAAGCCAGGCGATTTGCTAACGCTAATCGGAGCCCTCCTTGAGGCATTGGGGCTAAAGCCTTCCAAAGCCAAAGAGGCCCCGTGA
- a CDS encoding putative S-adenosylmethionine-dependent methyltransferase/MSMEI_2290, producing the protein MDLDTVKKYFTRGEVVDLYAKAANSLGLWTSEKMVFHKLFKHTDRLLDLGCGAGRIALALCAEGYKDVIGIDYSNAMIAEARRVARARCLQVPFRVGDATQLKISNLELDGVIFGFNGLMHIPRREGRRQAISEVFRILRHGGMFVFTTHDRATANFRKFWRREKMMWRSGKQKKELDDFGDRFESTPLGDLFIHVPSAEEIRQDLKARGFKIEADFRRSQIANESSAVREFSDDCRFWIVQKPGHS; encoded by the coding sequence GTGGATTTGGATACGGTAAAAAAGTATTTTACTAGGGGGGAGGTGGTGGATCTCTACGCAAAGGCAGCAAATAGCCTGGGATTGTGGACCTCAGAAAAGATGGTCTTCCACAAACTTTTTAAGCATACTGATCGCCTGCTTGACTTGGGATGCGGGGCAGGACGAATTGCTCTCGCCCTTTGCGCTGAGGGCTACAAGGATGTCATTGGAATCGACTATTCAAATGCGATGATAGCGGAAGCCCGACGAGTGGCCCGTGCTCGTTGCCTTCAAGTCCCTTTTCGGGTTGGAGATGCGACCCAACTAAAAATATCTAATTTAGAACTTGATGGAGTGATCTTTGGGTTTAACGGGCTCATGCACATCCCCCGACGGGAGGGGCGACGGCAGGCCATTAGTGAAGTATTTCGTATCCTGCGCCATGGCGGGATGTTTGTATTCACAACCCACGATCGTGCGACAGCGAATTTCCGTAAGTTCTGGCGCCGGGAAAAAATGATGTGGAGAAGTGGGAAACAGAAGAAGGAACTGGATGATTTTGGTGATCGATTCGAATCTACACCACTGGGGGACCTTTTTATCCATGTTCCCAGTGCTGAAGAGATTAGGCAAGATCTGAAAGCCAGAGGGTTCAAGATCGAAGCTGACTTTCGGCGATCGCAGATCGCAAACGAGTCTTCGGCGGTTCGAGAATTTTCCGACGACTGTAGATTCTGGATTGTCCAGAAGCCAGGTCATTCATAA
- the rplU gene encoding 50S ribosomal protein L21 — protein sequence MKATIKTQGQQYNVTEGDVLTVDRFMGSKEGDSVKIEHVLMLGEGENAIIGTPLVEGASVSAKILENKRASKIIVFKKKRRKGYRRKQGHRQEISVIRIESIDS from the coding sequence ATGAAAGCGACAATCAAAACCCAAGGCCAGCAATATAATGTGACAGAGGGCGATGTCCTTACGGTCGACCGATTCATGGGCTCGAAAGAAGGCGATTCGGTAAAAATCGAACACGTCCTCATGTTGGGTGAAGGAGAAAATGCTATCATTGGAACCCCGCTGGTCGAAGGGGCTTCGGTAAGCGCTAAGATCCTGGAGAATAAACGGGCATCTAAAATTATAGTTTTCAAAAAGAAACGGCGTAAAGGATACCGCCGCAAACAAGGTCACCGACAAGAAATTTCAGTAATTCGGATTGAATCCATCGACTCGTGA
- the rpmA gene encoding 50S ribosomal protein L27 has protein sequence MAHKKGQGTSRNGRDSAGKRLGIKKYDGESVLAGNIIMRQRGTKVHPGRNVGLGRDFTLFALSDGRVKWDGIHRRVSVEA, from the coding sequence ATGGCACACAAGAAGGGACAGGGAACTTCAAGAAATGGGCGCGACAGCGCTGGCAAACGTCTTGGCATAAAGAAGTATGATGGAGAATCTGTACTCGCAGGGAACATCATTATGCGTCAAAGGGGGACGAAGGTTCATCCAGGAAGAAATGTCGGGCTAGGAAGAGATTTCACTCTGTTCGCGCTTTCTGACGGTAGGGTCAAGTGGGATGGGATCCATCGCCGAGTATCAGTGGAAGCGTGA
- a CDS encoding putative epimerase/dehydratase, translated as MNVLITGGMGNLGSRLLIPLVRRKYQVVLFDGRPDPLISSPEFEKTLYFEGDVTNLESIIQAVHQHEIDVIFHLASLLSAQSERESNLAWEINMTGTRNVLEAARLGGVSRVTFSSSLATYGPGIKEPLEIDAPMWPASLYGVTKVASECLGNYYHLRFGMDFRSIRFPTLVAPRGASGAASAFCSAIFVEAFEKGAFNFEVGPDATFPAIYIGDAIRAFLLLFDAPNERLSRRVYNVHGLGLSARELANAVLRILPETNITYTPNPTLSVIVDSWPQFIDDSMARIDWDWEADYDLDRMAIEIITQLRNRSYNENP; from the coding sequence ATGAATGTCTTAATCACGGGTGGAATGGGAAATCTAGGCTCTCGCCTACTTATCCCACTGGTCCGCCGAAAATATCAAGTCGTTCTTTTCGACGGGAGACCGGATCCCCTGATCTCATCTCCCGAATTCGAGAAGACCCTCTATTTCGAAGGAGACGTAACTAATCTGGAAAGCATTATCCAAGCGGTACACCAGCACGAGATCGACGTTATTTTTCATCTTGCTTCACTTCTCTCAGCCCAGTCGGAACGGGAAAGCAACCTGGCCTGGGAGATTAACATGACTGGGACCCGCAATGTTTTAGAGGCAGCGAGGCTAGGAGGTGTCTCTCGGGTCACTTTTTCAAGTTCGTTAGCAACCTACGGCCCTGGCATTAAGGAACCCCTTGAAATCGACGCTCCAATGTGGCCTGCCTCTCTCTATGGCGTCACAAAGGTTGCGAGTGAATGTCTAGGAAACTATTACCACCTGCGCTTTGGAATGGACTTTCGTTCCATCCGATTCCCAACTCTGGTAGCGCCGCGCGGTGCCAGTGGCGCCGCCAGTGCTTTCTGTTCAGCTATATTCGTCGAGGCTTTTGAAAAAGGTGCATTCAATTTTGAAGTAGGGCCTGATGCTACTTTCCCAGCTATCTATATTGGTGACGCGATCAGAGCCTTTCTTTTGCTTTTCGATGCTCCCAATGAGAGACTATCACGAAGGGTTTACAATGTACATGGCCTGGGGCTTTCAGCCAGGGAACTGGCTAACGCTGTCTTACGAATATTACCTGAAACGAATATTACCTACACTCCAAATCCAACTTTGTCTGTCATTGTTGACAGCTGGCCCCAGTTTATCGATGACTCAATGGCAAGGATTGACTGGGATTGGGAAGCGGACTATGACCTCGACAGAATGGCTATCGAGATTATCACTCAATTGCGAAATAGGAGTTACAATGAAAACCCATGA